A DNA window from Gorilla gorilla gorilla isolate KB3781 chromosome 6, NHGRI_mGorGor1-v2.1_pri, whole genome shotgun sequence contains the following coding sequences:
- the TRIL gene encoding TLR4 interactor with leucine rich repeats, producing MEAARALRLLLVVCGCLALPPLAEPVCPERCDCQHPQHLLCTNRGLRVVPKTSSLPSPHDVLTYSLGGNFITNITAFDFHRLGQLRRLDLQYNQIRSLHPKTFEKLSRLEELYLGNNLLQALAPGTLAPLRKLRILYANGNEISRLSRGSFEGLESLVKLRLDGNALGALPDAVFAPLSNLLYLHLESNRIRFLGKNAFAQLGKLRFLNLSANELQPSLRHAATFAPLRSLSSLILSANSLQHLGPRIFQHLPRLGLLSLRGNQLTHLASEAFWGLEALRELRLEGNRLSQLPTALLEPLHSLEALDLSGNELSALHPATFGHLGRLRELSLRNNALSALSGDIFAASPALYRLDLDGNGWTCDCRLRGLKRWMGDWHSQGRLLTVFVQCRHPPALRGKYLDYLDDQQLQNGSCADPSPSASLTADRRRQPLPTAAGEEMTPLAGLAEELPPQPQLQQQGRFLAGVAWDGAARELVGNRSALRLSRRGPGLQQPSPSVAAAAGPAPQSLDLHEKPQRGRPTRADPALAEPTPTDSPGSAPSPAGDPWQRATKHRLGTEHQERAAQSDGGAGLPPLVSDPCDFNKFILCNLTVEAVGADSASVRWAVREHRSPRPLGGARFRLLFDRFGQQPKFHRFVYLPESSDSATLRELRGDTPYLVCVEGVLGGRVCPVAPRDHCAGLVTLPEAGSRGGVDYQLLTLALLTVNALLVLLALAAWASRWLRRKLRARRKGGAPVHVRHMYSTRRPLRSMGTGVSADFSGFQSHRPRTTVCALSEADLIEFPCDRFMDSAGGGAGGSLRREDHLLQRFAD from the coding sequence ATGGAGGCTGCCCGTGCCTTGCGCCTCCTGCTCGTGGTGTGCGGCTGCCTCGCGCTCCCGCCGCTGGCCGAGCCCGTGTGCCCGGAGCGCTGCGATTGCCAGCATCCCCAGCATCTCCTGTGCACCAACAGGGGGCTCCGCGTAGTGCCCAAGACCAGCTCGCTGCCGAGCCCCCACGACGTGCTCACCTACAGCCTTGGCGGCAACTTCATAACCAACATCACGGCCTTCGACTTCCACCGTCTGGGGCAGCTCAGACGGCTGGACCTGCAGTACAACCAGATCCGCTCTCTGCACCCCAAGACCTTCGAGAAGCTCTCGCGGCTGGAAGAGCTGTACCTGGGGAACAACCTCTTGCAGGCGCTCGCCCCGGGCACGCTGGCCCCGCTGCGCAAGCTGCGCATCCTCTACGCCAACGGGAACGAGATCAGCCGCCTAAGCCGCGGCTCCTTCGAGGGCTTGGAGAGTCTAGTCAAGCTGCGGCTGGACGGGAACGCCCTGGGGGCGCTGCCGGACGCGGTCTTCGCCCCCTTAAGCAACCTGCTCTACCTACATCTGGAGTCCAACCGGATCCGCTTTCTGGGCAAAAACGCCTTCGCCCAGCTAGGCAAGCTGCGCTTCCTCAACCTCTCTGCCAACGAGCTACAGCCCTCCCTGCGCCACGCGGCCACCTTCGCACCGCTgcgctccctctcctccctcatcCTCTCGGCCAACAGCCTGCAGCACCTCGGGCCGCGCATCTTCCAGCACCTGCCACGTCTCGGCCTGCTCTCGCTCAGGGGCAACCAGCTCACGCACCTCGCGTCTGAGGCCTTTTGGGGCTTGGAGGCCCTGCGCGAGCTGCGCCTGGAGGGTAATCGGCTGAGCCAGCTGCCAACTGCGCTGCTGGAGCCTCTGCACAGCCTGGAGGCGCTGGACCTGAGCGGCAATGAGCTGTCCGCCCTGCACCCGGCCACCTTCGGCCACCTGGGCCGGCTGCGCGAGCTCAGCCTGCGCAACAACGCGCTCAGCGCCCTATCCGGGGACATCTTCGCCGCCAGCCCAGCCCTTTATCGGCTGGATCTAGACGGCAACGGCTGGACCTGCGACTGCCGGCTGCGAGGCCTGAAGCGCTGGATGGGCGACTGGCACTCGCAGGGCCGGCTCCTCACTGTCTTCGTGCAGTGTCGCCACCCCCCGGCCCTGCGAGGCAAATACCTGGATTACCTGGATGACCAGCAGCTGCAAAATGGATCCTGCGCGGATCCCTCGCCCTCAGCTTCCCTGACCGCTGACCGCAGGCGGCAGCCCCTACCCACGGCCGCAGGGGAGGAGATGACGCCACTTGCAGGTCTCGCGGAGGAGCTGCCGCCGCAGCCGCAGCTCCAGCAGCAGGGGCGATTTCTAGCTGGGGTGGCCTGGGATGGGGCCGCCAGGGAGCTGGTAGGCAACCGCAGCGCCCTAAGGCTGAGTCGGCGGGGCCCGGGCCTCCAGCAGCCCAGCCCCTCCGTCGCTGCCGCCGCGGGCCCGGCTCCACAGTCCCTAGACCTGCACGAGAAGCCCCAGCGGGGCCGTCCGACTCGGGCAGATCCCGCCCTCGCGGAGCCCACCCCAACGGACTCTCCTGGCTCTGCGCCATCGCCCGCCGGCGACCCCTGGCAGCGAGCGACGAAGCATCGTCTGGGCACGGAGCACCAGGAGCGTGCCGCCCAGTCCGACGGTGGGGCCGGGCTGCCGCCGCTGGTGTCCGACCCATGCGACTTCAACAAGTTCATTCTGTGCAACCTGACGGTGGAGGCGGTGGGCGCAGACAGCGCCTCGGTGCGCTGGGCCGTGCGCGAGCACCGCAGTCCCCGGCCGCTGGGCGGCGCGCGCTTCCGCCTGCTCTTTGACCGCTTTGGCCAGCAGCCCAAGTTCCACCGCTTCGTCTACCTGCCTGAGAGCAGCGACTCGGCCACGCTGCGCGAGCTGCGCGGGGACACCCCCTACCTGGTGTGCGTGGAGGGCGTGCTTGGGGGCCGTGTCTGCCCTGTGGCTCCCCGGGACCACTGCGCGGGGCTGGTCACCCTACCGGAGGCCGGGAGCCGGGGCGGCGTCGACTACCAGCTGCTGACCTTGGCCCTGCTGACGGTCAACGCGCTGCTGGTGCTCCTGGCCTTGGCGGCCTGGGCGTCTCGCTGGCTGCGGAGGAAACTGCGGGCTAGGCGGAAGGGCGGGGCCCCGGTCCACGTTCGGCACATGTACTCCACCCGACGGCCCCTGCGCTCCATGGGCACCGGCGTGTCCGCCGACTTCTCGGGATTCCAGTCGCACCGGCCACGCACCACCGTGTGCGCGCTCAGTGAGGCGGACCTCATCGAATTCCCCTGCGACCGCTTCATGGACAGTGCGGGCGGCGGCGCGGGCGGCAGCCTGAGACGGGAGGACCATCTCCTGCAGCGATTTGCCGACTAG